The following coding sequences lie in one Pseudoalteromonas sp. Scap06 genomic window:
- a CDS encoding AraC family transcriptional regulator ligand-binding domain-containing protein, which yields MQQYISLDDKYLSAEGMITALVELAQGRGIPLHKLLRGTGIFEQDLYDLSQRFSLSQLLALISQFKALMKSNDSGFLLGHQLVNDVSPAVQSVRLSPSLGMALKQLQQISTVIAPLLFTRRHIFKDDLYLYLQPSIGIDESLKNYCFEIYSAALMSLLKRVCNVYPHCYFDFTCKRPRHIQEYEQHLGLRIRFEQPYTRWHFNKQLLKCTNPEASQLRWLQCIAQSELHKNVSQSFVEAVCQRIYRDKNNSLANSAEHFAMSSATFKRKLKQHGVSYSQLQDEQNKLKALHLLGVCQQGNERVADRLAFYDIPNFRRAFKRWTGITPSQLKI from the coding sequence GTGCAGCAGTATATTAGCCTAGATGATAAATACCTCAGCGCGGAGGGAATGATCACTGCGCTGGTGGAACTTGCTCAAGGGCGAGGGATCCCGCTGCATAAATTGCTGCGTGGTACGGGTATTTTTGAGCAAGATTTATATGATCTATCACAGCGCTTTAGTTTATCGCAGTTATTGGCTTTAATTAGCCAGTTTAAAGCCTTAATGAAGAGTAATGATAGTGGCTTTTTACTGGGTCATCAATTGGTTAATGACGTTAGCCCAGCAGTGCAAAGTGTGCGTTTAAGCCCCAGTTTAGGTATGGCTTTGAAGCAATTACAACAAATTAGTACCGTTATTGCCCCTTTATTATTTACCCGTAGGCATATATTTAAAGACGATTTATATCTGTACTTGCAACCGAGTATCGGTATTGACGAGTCATTAAAAAATTATTGTTTTGAAATATACAGCGCTGCGTTAATGAGCTTACTAAAACGAGTATGTAATGTGTATCCACATTGTTATTTTGACTTTACCTGTAAACGCCCTCGGCATATTCAAGAATATGAGCAGCACTTAGGCTTACGAATACGGTTTGAACAACCCTATACCCGTTGGCATTTTAATAAACAACTACTTAAGTGCACAAACCCAGAGGCTAGTCAGCTTAGGTGGCTGCAGTGCATAGCGCAAAGTGAGTTACATAAGAATGTATCACAGTCTTTTGTTGAGGCTGTGTGCCAGCGCATTTACCGTGATAAAAACAACAGCCTTGCTAACAGTGCTGAGCATTTTGCCATGAGCTCTGCTACGTTTAAACGTAAGTTAAAACAACACGGTGTCAGTTACTCTCAATTACAAGATGAGCAAAATAAACTTAAAGCTCTGCATTTACTGGGGGTGTGCCAGCAAGGTAATGAACGAGTGGCTGATCGGCTTGCATTTTATGATATTCCTAACTTTCGCCGAGCATTTAAGCGTTGGACCGGCATTACGCCAAGTCAGTTAAAAATATAA
- a CDS encoding PilZ domain-containing protein: MQNRRQFSRIMFSTAAQLVMASSQYECTLLDISLHGALITKSDTFTGNKNDEAVLRFTLPQSDIEIKMPVVIRHIEENHIGLKCHSIDIDSITHLKRLVELNLADETLLHRELETLIHQT; this comes from the coding sequence ATGCAAAACCGTCGGCAATTTTCTCGTATTATGTTCTCTACTGCAGCGCAATTAGTTATGGCTAGCAGCCAGTATGAATGCACTCTATTAGATATCTCTTTACATGGTGCGCTTATTACTAAAAGCGATACATTTACTGGGAACAAAAATGACGAAGCAGTACTACGTTTTACTTTGCCACAAAGCGATATTGAAATAAAAATGCCGGTGGTTATTCGTCACATAGAAGAAAATCATATTGGTCTTAAATGCCACAGTATTGATATAGACAGTATCACGCATTTAAAGCGTTTAGTTGAGCTAAACCTTGCCGATGAAACATTATTACACCGCGAGCTTGAAACGCTTATTCACCAAACATAA
- the ettA gene encoding energy-dependent translational throttle protein EttA → MVLPDKFIFSMSRVSKVVPPKRTILKDISLHFFPGAKIGVLGLNGSGKSSLLRIMAGVDEEFEGEARPQPGTKIGYLPQEPVLDESKTVREIVEEAVGEVKHALNRLDEVYNEYAMEGADFDALAKEQGELEAVIQAHDGHNIDNVLERAADALRLPEWDAKIEHLSGGERRRVAICRLLLEKPDMLILDEPTNHLDAESVAWLERFLHDYEGTVVAVTHDRYFLDNVAGWILELDRGEGIPWEGNYSSWLEQKDARLQQEQKSEKARQKSIAQELEWVRSNPKGRQAKSKARMAQFSELQQSDYQKRNETNELFIPPGPRLGDQVLEVNNLHKSFGDRVLIDDLSFSMPKGAIVGIIGANGAGKSTLFKMLSGEEQPDSGNISIGETVELATVDQFRGNMDESKTVFQEISDGQDVLKIGNFEFPSRAYVSRFNFKGNDQQKFVKDLSGGERNRLHLAKLLKAGGNVVLLDEPTNDLDVETLRALENAILEFPGCVMCISHDRWFLDRIATHILDYRDEGQINFFDGNYTEYEEWLKKTLGAEAAQPKRIKYKKIG, encoded by the coding sequence ATGGTTTTACCTGATAAGTTTATATTCTCGATGAGTCGAGTATCTAAGGTTGTGCCACCAAAACGCACTATCTTAAAAGATATTTCGTTGCATTTTTTCCCAGGCGCAAAAATTGGTGTGCTAGGTTTAAATGGTTCTGGTAAATCATCACTACTTCGCATTATGGCGGGTGTTGATGAAGAGTTTGAAGGTGAAGCTCGCCCTCAACCAGGCACTAAAATTGGTTACTTACCGCAAGAGCCTGTTTTAGACGAAAGCAAAACAGTTCGTGAAATTGTTGAAGAAGCTGTAGGTGAAGTAAAACATGCCCTTAACCGCCTTGACGAAGTGTATAACGAATACGCAATGGAAGGTGCTGACTTTGACGCACTGGCTAAAGAGCAAGGTGAATTAGAAGCGGTTATTCAAGCCCACGATGGTCATAATATCGATAACGTTTTAGAGCGTGCTGCCGATGCACTTCGTTTACCTGAGTGGGATGCTAAAATTGAGCACCTATCGGGTGGTGAGCGCCGTCGTGTTGCTATTTGTCGTTTGTTACTTGAAAAACCAGACATGCTGATTCTCGATGAACCAACTAACCACTTAGATGCTGAGTCGGTTGCATGGTTAGAGCGCTTCTTACATGACTACGAAGGCACTGTTGTGGCAGTAACGCATGACCGTTACTTCCTTGATAATGTAGCAGGTTGGATTTTAGAGCTTGACCGTGGTGAAGGTATTCCGTGGGAAGGTAACTACTCTTCTTGGCTTGAGCAAAAAGATGCCCGCTTACAACAAGAGCAAAAATCTGAAAAAGCACGTCAAAAATCAATTGCACAAGAACTTGAGTGGGTGCGTTCAAACCCTAAAGGTCGTCAAGCTAAGTCAAAAGCACGTATGGCGCAGTTTAGCGAGCTACAACAGTCTGATTACCAAAAACGTAACGAAACCAACGAATTATTTATTCCACCTGGGCCTCGTTTAGGTGACCAAGTATTAGAAGTAAACAACTTACATAAAAGCTTTGGCGACCGCGTTTTAATTGATGACTTAAGCTTTAGCATGCCTAAGGGCGCTATTGTGGGTATTATTGGTGCCAATGGTGCAGGTAAATCAACGCTATTTAAAATGTTAAGCGGTGAAGAACAGCCAGATAGCGGTAATATCAGCATTGGTGAAACAGTGGAACTGGCAACAGTTGATCAGTTCCGTGGCAACATGGACGAAAGCAAAACAGTATTCCAAGAAATCTCTGACGGCCAAGATGTACTAAAAATTGGTAACTTTGAGTTCCCAAGCCGTGCTTACGTTAGCCGTTTTAACTTTAAAGGCAACGATCAGCAAAAGTTTGTTAAAGACTTATCTGGTGGTGAGCGCAACCGTTTACACCTAGCTAAACTGTTAAAAGCAGGCGGCAACGTAGTGCTTCTGGATGAGCCAACTAATGACTTGGACGTTGAAACATTACGTGCTCTTGAGAATGCTATTTTAGAATTCCCAGGTTGTGTAATGTGTATATCGCATGACCGTTGGTTCCTTGACCGTATTGCTACACACATTTTAGATTACCGCGACGAAGGCCAAATTAACTTCTTTGATGGTAACTACACTGAATACGAAGAGTGGCTTAAAAAGACTCTTGGAGCAGAAGCTGCACAGCCTAAGCGCATAAAGTATAAAAAAATTGGCTAA
- a CDS encoding metallophosphoesterase, with the protein MFKLSFIMAAILCSSALSADEPVVYKDALYQQQKIAKLTTLPNSLNFMVIGDWGHNGHFYQKEVAHQLEIAMYQTDADFIVSTGDNFYPNGVASVNDPLWQSAFENIYHGPHTFEDWYVVLGNHDYLGNAQAQIDYTEKSQRWQLPARYYSKTFSLENNEQVLMVFLDTNPIQPEYKDRDKYRSTQGQDYKTQLTWLETQLAGSNAKWKIVVGHHPLYSSGKRFGRNQGLRDILEPILERHNVHAYIAGHEHDLQYNQPKNSKVAHFVSGGGSEARFVKQREFTRYAEATPGFLSISINGETLSVSAINHLGEVRFNTEKHIDK; encoded by the coding sequence ATGTTTAAATTGTCTTTCATAATGGCCGCGATACTGTGCTCATCAGCGCTTAGTGCAGACGAGCCTGTTGTTTATAAAGATGCGCTATACCAACAACAAAAAATAGCTAAGTTAACTACGTTGCCTAATAGCCTTAACTTTATGGTTATTGGTGATTGGGGACACAACGGCCACTTTTACCAAAAAGAAGTCGCTCATCAGCTAGAAATTGCTATGTATCAAACCGATGCCGATTTTATTGTCTCGACTGGCGATAACTTTTACCCAAATGGCGTGGCAAGTGTGAACGATCCTCTTTGGCAATCAGCCTTTGAGAACATATACCATGGCCCGCACACATTTGAAGATTGGTATGTTGTTTTAGGTAATCACGATTACTTGGGTAATGCCCAAGCACAAATTGACTACACCGAAAAAAGTCAACGTTGGCAGTTACCTGCAAGGTACTACAGTAAAACATTTTCGCTTGAAAACAACGAGCAAGTGTTAATGGTGTTTTTAGATACCAACCCAATTCAGCCTGAATATAAAGACCGTGATAAATACCGTTCAACCCAAGGACAAGACTATAAAACCCAACTTACTTGGCTTGAAACCCAACTTGCTGGCAGTAACGCAAAATGGAAAATTGTGGTAGGCCATCACCCGCTTTATTCAAGTGGTAAACGCTTTGGCCGCAACCAAGGGCTTCGCGACATTTTAGAACCTATTTTGGAGCGTCATAACGTGCACGCTTATATCGCAGGGCACGAGCACGACTTGCAATACAACCAACCAAAAAATAGCAAGGTGGCTCACTTTGTCTCTGGTGGTGGCAGCGAAGCGCGGTTTGTAAAACAACGTGAATTTACCCGCTACGCAGAAGCAACACCTGGTTTTTTAAGTATCTCTATCAATGGCGAAACTCTCAGTGTAAGCGCGATTAATCACCTTGGTGAAGTACGTTTTAACACTGAAAAGCACATAGATAAGTAA
- a CDS encoding TonB-dependent siderophore receptor: MKQFKLNAVVAALALSQFSIIVNAQEQTPPREPEVKVSEELVVYGEIGYRNRSQELAPTLEYSQEYFQRFEPLTAGDALKRVPSVTFLSDVLESDGARMRGLSPAYTKVLINGEEVPGAGADRSFFVDRIPAELIERVEIIRSSSANRSADAIAGTLNIVLRDGYSLDGGYIRAGGLRYDDGELKESFAGVYGTEFAGGRLLVGANLQGRYNPKQKSSRRYGDSPENNPNYATDDFDNREDQSDIRDGDDTSLNASFEKVFDNGGKFDISAMWVDTDRTEDERSFEYDDASATSGSVVEGGNLISDNANVSFIDQTNYNINSGYELPLLGGTSKFKLGYASFEESVYEQEVELDTSELPMVFEEAEETVDIDDKEWSLQWQHSLLVGDSKEVQFGAFVQGKERDTAIFVAEDELEKDFTNWDQFSQNPLTLAGFNNEFEPVDGGVNKLEEDRFDLFALIKHEADVFSWEMGVRWESTDSSITDTNEGVTAENDYDFFLPSAHFRYSVSDNGRVSASVARSLRRPDFDYMTPALLEEELADNDFLGNPSLKPESSWGIDLGYEYRLGKSGVVGVNVFYRDVSDLIEIASTGVEGSEGEGTFVLQPQNTGDGTVQGVEFDLSTPLSALNMPNTGIFLNYSWLDSEVEDSFGKRKFNDQSDYVYNVGFIQDLPTLRASFGATYRNQGDAYGRFVGEEVTTSYGADLELFVEKRWDDITLRLVGSNLLDASKDEVFNKFDSLDDQNNRAFDEYELESEEAGPVIQVMLRYAF, translated from the coding sequence ATGAAACAATTTAAGTTAAATGCTGTTGTGGCGGCATTAGCACTGAGCCAATTTAGTATTATCGTGAATGCACAAGAACAAACACCACCAAGAGAACCTGAAGTAAAGGTTTCTGAAGAACTTGTGGTCTATGGTGAGATTGGTTATCGCAACCGCTCGCAAGAACTAGCGCCAACGCTTGAATATTCACAAGAATACTTTCAACGTTTTGAACCACTCACCGCCGGTGATGCACTAAAGCGTGTTCCTAGTGTTACTTTTTTATCTGACGTACTTGAATCAGACGGCGCTCGTATGCGCGGCTTAAGCCCTGCTTACACAAAAGTACTTATTAATGGCGAAGAAGTTCCGGGTGCCGGTGCTGACCGTTCATTTTTTGTGGACCGTATCCCAGCAGAATTAATTGAGCGTGTAGAAATTATTCGTTCATCTAGTGCCAACCGCTCTGCCGATGCCATAGCAGGCACACTTAATATTGTACTTCGCGATGGCTACAGCTTAGACGGTGGTTATATTCGCGCTGGTGGCTTACGTTACGATGACGGCGAACTAAAAGAAAGCTTTGCGGGCGTTTACGGTACTGAATTTGCAGGTGGCCGTTTACTCGTAGGTGCCAATTTACAAGGTCGTTATAACCCAAAACAAAAATCAAGCAGACGTTATGGCGATAGCCCTGAAAATAACCCTAATTACGCTACAGACGATTTTGATAACCGTGAAGATCAATCTGATATCCGTGATGGCGATGACACCTCTTTAAATGCCAGCTTTGAAAAGGTGTTTGATAACGGTGGCAAGTTTGATATTAGCGCCATGTGGGTTGATACCGACCGTACCGAAGATGAGCGCTCTTTTGAATACGACGACGCATCTGCAACCTCAGGCTCTGTCGTTGAGGGTGGTAATTTAATCTCAGATAACGCAAACGTTTCGTTTATTGATCAAACCAACTACAACATTAATTCTGGCTATGAATTACCACTACTGGGCGGTACCAGCAAATTTAAGTTAGGTTATGCCAGCTTTGAAGAATCAGTGTATGAGCAAGAGGTTGAACTTGATACGTCAGAGCTCCCAATGGTGTTTGAAGAAGCTGAAGAAACCGTTGATATTGATGATAAAGAGTGGTCATTACAATGGCAGCACAGCTTACTGGTAGGTGACTCGAAAGAAGTTCAGTTTGGTGCTTTTGTGCAAGGTAAAGAGCGCGATACCGCCATTTTTGTCGCTGAAGATGAGCTGGAAAAAGACTTTACCAATTGGGATCAATTCTCTCAGAATCCACTGACTCTTGCCGGTTTTAATAACGAATTTGAACCAGTAGACGGCGGGGTTAATAAACTTGAAGAAGACCGTTTTGATTTATTTGCGCTAATCAAACACGAAGCGGATGTGTTCTCGTGGGAGATGGGTGTGCGCTGGGAGTCAACTGACTCAAGCATTACCGATACAAATGAAGGCGTTACTGCCGAAAACGATTATGACTTTTTCTTACCGTCGGCTCACTTTCGTTACAGCGTCAGTGATAACGGACGAGTCAGCGCCTCTGTTGCTCGCAGCTTACGTCGCCCTGACTTTGACTACATGACACCCGCCCTACTTGAAGAAGAGCTCGCTGATAATGACTTTTTAGGCAACCCAAGCCTTAAACCAGAATCATCTTGGGGTATCGATTTAGGTTACGAATACCGTTTAGGTAAAAGTGGCGTTGTCGGTGTAAACGTATTTTACCGTGACGTTAGCGACCTTATTGAAATTGCCAGTACAGGTGTTGAAGGCTCAGAAGGCGAAGGCACATTTGTACTGCAACCACAAAATACTGGTGATGGCACAGTACAAGGTGTTGAATTTGATTTATCAACCCCACTGAGCGCCTTAAACATGCCTAACACAGGTATCTTCTTAAATTACTCTTGGCTCGACAGTGAAGTTGAAGACAGTTTTGGTAAGCGCAAATTTAATGACCAATCGGATTATGTTTATAACGTTGGCTTTATCCAAGATTTACCAACACTACGCGCATCATTTGGGGCAACGTATCGTAACCAAGGTGATGCATACGGACGCTTCGTGGGTGAAGAAGTGACAACCTCTTACGGTGCTGATTTAGAGCTTTTCGTTGAAAAGCGCTGGGATGACATCACTCTACGCCTTGTCGGTTCAAACTTACTGGATGCCAGCAAAGACGAAGTTTTCAATAAGTTTGACTCGCTTGATGATCAAAACAATCGCGCCTTTGATGAGTACGAGCTTGAATCGGAAGAAGCAGGCCCTGTGATTCAAGTAATGCTGCGTTACGCATTCTAA
- a CDS encoding GGDEF domain-containing protein has product MRYNPFTSHAKLTNTIILLLVIAVAICAYFGELKQWQEIAWLDIVGEGGIVLMTLSWIVALLISRPSGKVTTLLVLGLGLFMFSATLDLLDEWLKQPSQLWLTWFESLPAPFGMSLTSAGLYYWHQEQFVLNRQLRRREAHLREHEKVCPVTGLYRVNYLHSLMQQQQTEQQGGTLGVIDIRDFAKFNAQFGFSEGDRLLREISDLLVMNCRLNDVLCRYAGDCFIVLMPNTSQSQAKELLAQMKAALNHCAFKVAKSKGAQFQHILTATMAMDLAQDPVQQTSLLHQQLQQEKALVGAAVY; this is encoded by the coding sequence ATGCGATATAACCCATTTACCAGCCATGCAAAATTAACCAACACCATAATTTTATTATTGGTTATTGCTGTAGCAATATGCGCTTACTTTGGCGAACTTAAGCAATGGCAAGAAATTGCGTGGCTCGATATTGTTGGTGAGGGCGGTATAGTGTTGATGACCCTCAGCTGGATAGTTGCGTTACTAATTTCACGCCCGTCAGGCAAAGTAACTACCTTATTAGTATTAGGTTTAGGTTTGTTTATGTTCTCAGCCACACTCGATTTACTTGATGAGTGGTTAAAACAACCTTCACAATTATGGCTCACCTGGTTTGAGTCACTACCAGCGCCGTTTGGTATGTCGCTTACCAGCGCAGGGCTTTATTATTGGCATCAAGAGCAATTTGTTTTAAATCGTCAATTGCGTCGTCGTGAAGCGCATCTTCGAGAGCATGAAAAAGTCTGTCCGGTAACAGGGTTATACCGAGTTAACTACTTACATTCACTCATGCAGCAACAACAAACAGAGCAACAAGGCGGCACTTTAGGTGTTATTGATATTCGTGATTTTGCAAAGTTTAATGCGCAGTTTGGTTTTAGTGAAGGTGATAGGTTACTAAGAGAGATTAGTGATTTATTAGTAATGAATTGCCGGTTAAATGATGTGCTTTGTCGCTATGCTGGCGATTGCTTTATTGTGCTTATGCCGAATACCAGCCAAAGCCAAGCCAAAGAATTACTAGCGCAAATGAAAGCGGCGCTTAACCATTGTGCGTTTAAAGTCGCAAAAAGCAAAGGCGCACAGTTTCAGCATATTTTAACCGCCACCATGGCAATGGATTTAGCGCAAGATCCAGTGCAGCAAACCAGCCTGTTACATCAACAATTACAACAAGAAAAGGCGCTTGTAGGTGCAGCAGTATATTAG
- a CDS encoding phytase, which translates to MNFKLNTISAVLSSAVLVTALSGCTSNDDNQNTTEIAKLAVEAKLFGPQQNMQGSQAAALGNNQWLMASESQGLLLTDNEKSSVLLAGNFESISLKQLSAQQFLLASLDKSQDNVAIFKLTKNGQTWQLNELTRISPPQAQPDAVCLFKNSNTETVSAFVPDVRGLISETVIYDLATNQAKNIAVREFSAVTEASGCAVNDDTKTLYVGEAELGVWAINADAESDANKQPVALVQPYGELNSEIGALSVSQDGTLWLSATDGNVVYAYQAQTDTLSQWSLAGEHTIESVAASFINDSQAQLVLIDDETGAYIQANVNYAAQTSVSNSKVAMTHLHASAQTTPVAAFGDAADDPAIWINEQDAKNSLILGTDKRRGLMVYNLAGNKVQSLNIGRLNNVDVRQHQGINNETHTWITASNRTLNSISVFTVDGENKVNHVTEIATNLPEIYGMCMYSSDSGHYVFVNDKSGLFQQYKLTGDQDNLSGELVREFTLPSQPEGCSADDKLGQLFAGEEDAGIWYIGAEPTAGNKAVKLQSVNEQLVADVEGMEIYHANDGRYLVVSSQGDNSYVLYNISDDTQPNLSFAGKFNVIANLDKGIDGVGETDGLTVTAKALPGYPEGMLIVQDGYNRMPLQPQNFKVIDWREVKKAIK; encoded by the coding sequence ATGAACTTTAAACTAAATACAATTTCAGCGGTACTATCAAGTGCTGTGCTTGTAACTGCGCTTAGCGGTTGTACAAGTAATGACGATAACCAAAACACGACAGAAATAGCAAAGCTGGCTGTTGAGGCTAAGTTATTTGGCCCACAACAAAACATGCAAGGCTCACAAGCAGCAGCGCTAGGTAATAATCAATGGCTAATGGCGAGCGAAAGCCAGGGCTTATTACTTACCGATAACGAGAAAAGCAGTGTGTTGTTAGCCGGTAACTTTGAGTCAATTTCACTAAAGCAATTATCAGCGCAGCAGTTTTTACTCGCCAGCCTTGATAAAAGCCAAGACAACGTAGCCATTTTTAAGCTTACAAAAAATGGCCAAACTTGGCAGCTAAATGAACTCACTCGTATTAGTCCGCCTCAAGCTCAACCTGATGCTGTGTGTTTATTTAAAAACAGCAATACCGAGACTGTATCAGCGTTTGTGCCAGATGTTCGCGGCTTGATCAGCGAAACGGTTATATATGATTTAGCCACTAACCAAGCTAAAAATATCGCAGTACGTGAATTCTCTGCGGTCACTGAGGCTTCAGGCTGTGCTGTTAATGATGACACAAAAACCCTGTATGTGGGTGAGGCAGAGCTCGGAGTGTGGGCCATTAATGCTGATGCAGAATCAGATGCCAATAAGCAGCCTGTGGCTTTAGTACAGCCATACGGCGAATTAAACAGTGAGATTGGTGCCCTATCAGTATCACAAGATGGTACTTTATGGCTGAGTGCCACTGATGGTAATGTGGTTTATGCTTACCAAGCTCAAACAGACACGCTTAGCCAATGGTCACTGGCAGGTGAGCACACTATTGAGTCTGTTGCAGCGAGCTTTATCAATGACAGTCAAGCCCAGCTGGTATTAATTGATGATGAAACAGGCGCTTACATTCAAGCAAACGTTAACTACGCAGCGCAAACTTCTGTCTCAAATAGCAAAGTTGCTATGACTCATCTCCATGCCAGCGCACAAACCACACCGGTTGCAGCGTTTGGTGATGCAGCAGATGACCCAGCAATTTGGATAAATGAGCAAGATGCTAAAAACAGCTTAATTTTAGGCACAGATAAACGCCGCGGCTTGATGGTTTATAACCTTGCTGGCAACAAAGTACAGTCGCTCAATATAGGGCGTTTAAATAATGTTGATGTGCGCCAACATCAAGGTATAAACAACGAAACCCATACGTGGATCACTGCCAGCAACCGTACGCTTAACAGTATTAGCGTATTTACTGTTGATGGAGAAAACAAAGTAAACCATGTAACAGAAATAGCCACTAACCTACCTGAGATTTACGGTATGTGTATGTATTCGTCTGATTCTGGCCATTACGTGTTTGTTAATGATAAATCAGGTTTATTCCAGCAGTATAAACTCACTGGTGATCAAGATAACCTAAGCGGTGAACTGGTTAGAGAGTTTACCCTACCAAGCCAACCTGAAGGCTGTAGTGCTGATGATAAACTAGGCCAATTATTTGCAGGTGAAGAAGATGCAGGTATTTGGTATATCGGTGCAGAGCCTACCGCTGGTAACAAAGCAGTAAAGCTACAAAGTGTTAATGAGCAACTGGTGGCAGATGTAGAAGGTATGGAAATTTATCATGCTAATGATGGGCGCTATTTAGTAGTCTCAAGCCAAGGCGATAATAGCTATGTGCTTTACAACATATCAGATGACACACAGCCTAATCTAAGCTTTGCAGGTAAATTTAATGTAATTGCTAACCTAGATAAAGGCATTGATGGCGTAGGTGAAACGGACGGCTTAACCGTTACAGCAAAAGCTTTACCAGGTTACCCTGAGGGCATGCTTATAGTGCAAGACGGCTACAACCGCATGCCATTACAACCACAAAACTTTAAAGTTATTGACTGGCGCGAAGTGAAAAAAGCAATTAAATAA
- a CDS encoding outer membrane beta-barrel protein, with amino-acid sequence MKLKWLVSLSAIILGGYSVASNAEIMRVNGPYQGFGLGSTEFDVYEGDSLQFTTFYTQVGYQFSPYFALEGRLGIGLNEEPTPLNGDVYTQEPLTGKITSEPVHTQVGSGLQLQTSIFLKANYPVSSRVGVFLFAGYARNKLSYNDDYSRFAKEVIGSNTNQFLITEENYDKDGKTFGAGVDYMLSQRWQAIAEYQYFDAIQGNIYALNFSINYRF; translated from the coding sequence ATGAAATTAAAATGGCTTGTATCCCTAAGCGCAATAATTTTGGGAGGGTACTCAGTTGCGAGTAACGCTGAGATAATGCGAGTGAATGGACCTTATCAAGGGTTCGGCTTAGGCTCTACCGAATTCGATGTTTATGAAGGGGATAGCCTGCAGTTTACAACGTTTTATACTCAAGTAGGTTATCAGTTTTCACCATATTTTGCACTAGAAGGGCGTTTGGGTATTGGTTTAAATGAGGAGCCAACGCCATTAAATGGGGATGTTTATACTCAAGAACCATTGACAGGAAAAATTACTTCCGAACCTGTACATACTCAAGTTGGTTCCGGCTTACAATTACAAACAAGCATATTTTTAAAAGCTAATTACCCAGTTTCTTCCCGAGTTGGTGTATTTTTATTTGCGGGATACGCTAGAAATAAGTTGAGCTATAACGATGACTACAGCCGTTTTGCAAAAGAAGTTATTGGCTCAAACACAAATCAGTTTCTCATTACAGAGGAAAATTACGATAAGGATGGCAAAACATTTGGGGCGGGGGTTGATTACATGTTAAGCCAACGCTGGCAGGCAATTGCAGAATACCAGTATTTTGATGCAATTCAAGGTAATATCTATGCTCTTAACTTTTCTATAAATTATCGTTTTTAA
- a CDS encoding histone deacetylase has protein sequence MSLNPNLPLVYHPNYSFSFDPKHRFVMSKFAQLHQHVKTLGLAGSNITEPPHGSVEELEIVHCENYIHDLWHNRLDEKAMRRIGLPWSQALMNRTFTAPLGTLQTARLALETGLACHLAGGTHHAHSDFGSGFCMVNDLAFTAQTLIQNREVTNVLIFDLDVHQGDGTAAMLAHQPYAFTCSIHCEKNFPFRKSPSDLDIGLANNMQDAEYLGIVDDTLQFLLNELNPDLVLYDAGVDIWQEDGLGKLDISWQGIEKRDHLVLKRCLANNTPVATVIGGGYDRDHQRLAKRHGIVIEQAASF, from the coding sequence ATGAGTTTGAACCCCAATCTACCTTTAGTTTATCATCCTAACTACTCGTTTAGTTTTGATCCCAAGCATCGCTTTGTAATGAGTAAATTTGCTCAGCTACACCAGCATGTTAAAACCCTTGGACTTGCTGGCAGTAATATCACAGAACCACCACATGGTAGTGTAGAAGAGCTAGAAATAGTACATTGTGAAAACTACATTCACGATTTATGGCATAACCGCCTAGATGAAAAAGCCATGCGCCGTATTGGCTTGCCTTGGTCACAAGCACTAATGAACCGCACATTTACCGCTCCGTTGGGAACACTGCAAACCGCGCGTTTAGCACTTGAAACTGGACTTGCGTGCCACTTAGCAGGCGGCACTCATCATGCCCACAGTGATTTTGGCTCGGGTTTTTGTATGGTTAACGATTTAGCTTTTACCGCACAAACGTTAATTCAAAACCGGGAAGTTACCAACGTACTGATTTTTGATTTAGATGTTCACCAAGGCGATGGCACCGCAGCTATGCTGGCTCATCAACCATATGCGTTTACCTGTTCAATACACTGTGAAAAAAACTTCCCATTTAGAAAGTCCCCTAGCGATTTAGATATTGGTTTAGCTAATAATATGCAAGACGCTGAATATTTAGGTATTGTTGACGATACACTGCAATTTTTATTAAACGAGCTTAACCCGGATCTTGTTTTATACGATGCTGGCGTTGATATTTGGCAAGAGGATGGCTTAGGCAAACTGGATATTAGTTGGCAAGGGATAGAAAAGCGCGATCACTTAGTGCTTAAACGCTGCCTTGCAAATAATACTCCTGTTGCCACTGTGATTGGTGGAGGCTATGACAGAGATCATCAGCGCCTAGCAAAGCGCCATGGCATTGTTATAGAGCAAGCGGCTAGTTTTTAA